One part of the Sorangiineae bacterium MSr11954 genome encodes these proteins:
- a CDS encoding ABC transporter ATP-binding protein produces the protein MSVDPVMGTHPAAPMVEAKPTPAIRVRHLWHRFGRFDVLRDVSFDVAHGEIFGFIGPNGAGKTTTIRVMSTLLEPLAGRVEIDGYDVTIDPVAVRRIIGYMPDHAGVYDRVTVREYLEFFADAYRVPTAGTSYAVVDAVMELTDLTKLRDKLVATMSKGMKQRLQLARTLLHDPKVLILDEPASDLDPRARIEIRDLLVELRGLGKTIFLSSHILTELADVCTSVAILERGRLVVSGPISEIARRLQHAAPPQAAVAAPFAGAPAGATAAPAPAIAPAPAPQLPTHTVKLRVLAPGEAAAAALAGMPHVLRVGPGPGQTVLVTYTGNEQTVAYIVRALVMANVPVAGVEPERNELERIFLEVTKGEVQ, from the coding sequence ATGAGCGTGGACCCCGTGATGGGCACGCACCCCGCCGCACCGATGGTCGAGGCCAAGCCCACGCCGGCCATTCGCGTGCGGCATCTCTGGCACCGCTTCGGTCGGTTCGACGTGCTGCGCGATGTGAGCTTCGACGTGGCGCACGGCGAGATTTTCGGCTTCATCGGCCCCAACGGCGCGGGTAAGACCACCACCATCCGCGTGATGTCCACCTTGCTCGAGCCTCTGGCCGGCCGGGTGGAGATCGACGGCTACGACGTCACCATCGATCCCGTGGCCGTTCGCCGCATCATCGGCTACATGCCCGATCACGCCGGGGTCTACGATCGGGTCACCGTGCGCGAGTACCTGGAGTTCTTCGCCGACGCGTACCGGGTCCCCACCGCCGGTACCAGCTACGCGGTGGTCGACGCGGTCATGGAGCTCACCGATCTCACCAAGCTCCGCGACAAGTTGGTCGCCACCATGTCGAAGGGCATGAAGCAACGCCTTCAGCTCGCGCGAACCCTCCTGCACGATCCCAAGGTCCTCATCTTGGACGAGCCCGCGAGCGATCTCGATCCGCGCGCCCGCATCGAGATCCGCGATCTGTTGGTCGAGCTGCGCGGCCTGGGAAAGACCATCTTCCTCTCGAGCCACATCCTCACCGAGCTCGCCGACGTTTGCACCTCGGTGGCCATCCTGGAGCGCGGCCGCCTGGTCGTGTCGGGCCCCATCTCCGAGATCGCCCGCCGCCTGCAGCACGCGGCCCCGCCGCAGGCCGCCGTCGCCGCGCCGTTCGCCGGCGCGCCAGCCGGCGCCACCGCCGCGCCCGCGCCGGCCATCGCCCCAGCCCCCGCGCCCCAGCTGCCGACCCACACCGTGAAGCTCCGCGTGCTCGCGCCGGGTGAGGCGGCGGCGGCCGCACTCGCGGGCATGCCCCATGTGCTCCGGGTGGGACCGGGGCCGGGTCAAACCGTGTTGGTCACCTACACGGGCAACGAGCAAACGGTCGCGTACATCGTTCGTGCGCTGGTGATGGCAAACGTGCCCGTCGCGGGGGTCGAGCCGGAGCGCAACGAGCTGGAACGCATCTTCCTCGAAGTCACCAAAGGCGAAGTGCAATGA